One segment of Synchiropus splendidus isolate RoL2022-P1 chromosome 4, RoL_Sspl_1.0, whole genome shotgun sequence DNA contains the following:
- the kera gene encoding keratocan: MSMALTHLVGILFLSGLVLTQDMPYDELVAQIQGCPKECTCPPSFPRAVYCDNKGLKRIPSIPPYTWYLYLQNNHITGVPAEALQNATQLRWVNLNRNKVTSEGVEAGVIGALSHLAHLYMDDNLLSSVPSPLPASLEQLRLSRNRISEIPAGAFAGLNKLNLLDLQGNKLMDEDVTEVSLKGLNNLVQINLAKNQLSSMPFGLPPSTTQLFLDHNNINKIPAGYFKGLPKVAFLRLNHNKLGSSGVPKNVFNVSNMLDLQLSYNQLTEVPLIPSGLEHLYLDHNNIKNVNGSNVCPFDIDTVDDSNESTPRLRYLRLDGNDIKPPIPRDVILCFRLLRSIVI; the protein is encoded by the exons ATGAGCATGGCACTCACTCATCTCGTCGGAATCCTCTTCCTGAGCGGGCTGGTTCTGACCCAAGACATGCCGTACGATGAACTGGTGGCCCAGATTCAAGGCTGCCCGAAAGAGTGCACCTGCCCCCCCAGCTTTCCTCGAGCTGTCTACTGCGACAACAAAGGGCTGAAGAGAATCCCGAGCATCCCGCCCTACACCTGGTACCTGTACTTGCAGAACAACCACATCACCGGGGTCCCAGCTGAAGCCCTGCAAAACGCCACGCAACTGCGCTGGGTCAACCTGAACCGCAACAAGGTGACCAGCGAAGGAGTGGAGGCCGGGGTTATCGGCGCTCTGTCCCACCTGGCGCACCTGTACATGGATGACAACCTGCTGTCCAGTGTGCCCTCCCCGCTGCCCGCCAGCCTGGAGCAGCTGCGCCTGTCCCGTAACCGCATCTCTGAGATCCCGGCTGGGGCCTTCGCAGGTCTGAATAAGCTGAATCTCCTGGACCTCCAGGGAAACAAGCTGATGGATGAAGATGTGACCGAGGTGAGCCTGAAGGGGCTGAACAACCTGGTGCAAATCAACCTGGCCAAGAACCAGCTGAGCAGCATGCCTTTCGGGCTCCCGCCCAGCACCACGCAGCTCTTCCTGGaccacaacaacatcaacaagatCCCGGCGGGCTACTTCAAAGGGCTGCCCAAGGTGGCCTTCCTCAGGCTCAACCACAACAAGCTCGGCAGCAGCGGCGTGCCGAAGAACGTGTTCAACGTCTCCAACATGCtggatctgcagctgtcctacAACCAGCTGACCGAGGTGCCGCTGATCCCCTCGGGTCTGGAGCACCTCTACCTGGACCATAACAACATCAAGA ACGTGAACGGCTCCAACGTCTGCCCCTTCGACATCGACACGGTGGACGACTCCAACGAGAGCACGCCTCGGTTACGCTACCTTCGACTGGACGGCAACGACATCAAGCCTCCGATCCCCCGGGACGTCATCCTCTGCTTCCGCCTCCTGCGGTCCATCGTCATCTGA